From Chryseobacterium sp. IHB B 17019, one genomic window encodes:
- a CDS encoding S46 family peptidase — protein sequence MKRLFLLFTFLLGFAQMRADEGMWLLMLVKRLNGVDMQKEGLHLTPEEIYSVNNSSLKDAIVSFGGFCTGEIVSNQGLIFTNHHCGYGAVAAASTPEKDYLKNGFWAMKQKDEFNAKDLYVRFLVRMDDATQRINSKLNNKMTAAERKAVIDAETKAIQTENSENGKYTVVVRDFFNGNEFYYFVYQDYKDIRLVGAPPSSLGKFGGDTDNWEWPRHTADFTVFRVYADAAGNPAEYAPGNVPLKPKHFLPVSLKGIKPGDFSMILGYPGRTNRYLTSYGIQQMVNKDYPAWVESSKLAMDVMKKYMDKDKATQLNYASQYASVANYWKNRQGTIDAVIKNGTITDKQKLEETFRAWAVQPANVAEYETVLDDISIYYKQTSDRNVERNYASQLLRNAKYFSLALQVGSVLKSYADQDMQGRLAMKPKVEAALKSAYENINTKLEGEMMNSLVNLYKTRVKPDVASPTIMGLDANNLSNVAYSSIFANKVSATNFMLNPDKLKLDADPLWKIANAIMADQKASAERFVKIDDNFAKNNRLFLAGLMKSMPDKKFYPDANSTMRLTYGTVDKLPIRTDRNYFGVTDNYYTDMTGLVGKYKKGDEEFDLPQRVIDLYNLKDFGQYADAKGYMPVNFLSNNDITGGNSGSPVIDGDGNLIGIAFDGNSEALSGDIVFEPEWQKTINVDVRFVLWTIDKYAGARRLIDELQLVRDENTPADTKTKMPKSTTAKGKKK from the coding sequence ATGAAAAGACTATTTCTACTTTTCACATTCCTGTTGGGGTTTGCTCAGATGAGAGCGGATGAAGGCATGTGGCTGTTAATGCTTGTCAAAAGACTTAATGGTGTAGATATGCAAAAAGAAGGATTGCATCTTACACCTGAAGAAATTTATTCAGTAAACAACTCAAGCTTAAAGGATGCTATCGTAAGTTTCGGTGGCTTTTGTACAGGTGAGATTGTTTCTAACCAAGGACTTATTTTTACAAACCACCACTGTGGTTATGGGGCGGTAGCTGCAGCTTCTACTCCTGAAAAAGACTATTTGAAGAATGGTTTCTGGGCAATGAAGCAAAAAGATGAATTCAATGCGAAAGATCTTTATGTAAGATTTTTGGTGAGAATGGATGATGCTACGCAAAGAATCAATTCAAAATTAAATAACAAAATGACCGCTGCAGAGAGAAAAGCTGTGATCGATGCTGAAACAAAAGCGATCCAGACTGAAAACTCTGAAAACGGAAAATACACAGTAGTTGTAAGAGATTTCTTCAACGGAAACGAATTCTATTATTTTGTTTATCAAGACTATAAAGATATCAGATTAGTAGGTGCTCCACCTTCATCATTAGGAAAATTCGGTGGTGATACTGATAACTGGGAATGGCCAAGACACACTGCAGACTTCACGGTTTTCAGAGTGTACGCTGATGCTGCAGGAAACCCTGCTGAATATGCTCCAGGGAACGTTCCATTGAAGCCTAAGCATTTCTTACCGGTTTCTCTTAAAGGAATTAAGCCTGGTGATTTCTCAATGATTTTAGGGTATCCTGGAAGAACAAACCGTTACCTGACTTCTTACGGAATCCAGCAGATGGTAAACAAAGATTATCCGGCTTGGGTAGAATCTTCAAAATTAGCAATGGATGTAATGAAGAAGTACATGGACAAGGACAAAGCTACTCAGCTTAACTATGCTTCTCAGTACGCTTCTGTAGCCAACTACTGGAAAAACAGACAGGGAACTATTGATGCTGTAATCAAAAACGGAACGATTACCGATAAGCAGAAATTAGAAGAAACTTTCAGAGCGTGGGCCGTACAACCTGCCAATGTTGCTGAATATGAAACTGTTTTGGATGATATCTCCATCTATTACAAACAAACTTCAGACAGAAATGTTGAGAGAAACTATGCTTCTCAGCTTTTAAGAAATGCTAAATATTTCTCACTTGCATTACAGGTTGGAAGCGTACTTAAATCTTACGCTGATCAGGATATGCAGGGAAGATTGGCCATGAAGCCAAAAGTAGAAGCGGCTCTTAAATCTGCTTATGAAAACATCAATACAAAGCTTGAAGGTGAAATGATGAATTCTCTGGTTAATCTTTATAAAACAAGAGTAAAACCAGATGTTGCTTCCCCTACCATTATGGGATTGGATGCCAATAACCTTTCTAATGTTGCCTATTCTTCAATCTTTGCTAATAAAGTTTCTGCGACCAACTTTATGTTGAACCCAGACAAATTAAAATTGGATGCAGATCCGCTTTGGAAAATTGCCAACGCAATCATGGCTGATCAAAAAGCATCTGCTGAAAGATTTGTAAAAATTGATGATAATTTTGCTAAAAACAACAGATTATTCCTAGCAGGATTAATGAAGTCAATGCCTGATAAAAAATTCTATCCGGATGCAAACTCTACCATGAGATTAACATATGGAACGGTAGACAAATTGCCGATCAGAACAGACAGAAACTACTTCGGTGTTACTGACAACTATTATACGGATATGACCGGACTCGTTGGAAAATACAAAAAAGGTGACGAAGAATTCGACCTTCCGCAAAGAGTGATTGACCTTTACAATCTGAAAGATTTCGGTCAGTATGCAGATGCAAAAGGATATATGCCTGTAAACTTCCTTTCCAATAATGATATTACAGGAGGAAACTCTGGTTCGCCGGTAATTGACGGAGACGGAAACCTTATTGGTATCGCATTCGACGGAAACAGCGAAGCATTGAGTGGTGATATCGTTTTTGAGCCGGAATGGCAGAAAACTATCAACGTAGACGTTCGTTTCGTTCTTTGGACTATTGACAAATATGCTGGTGCAAGAAGATTGATCGACGAATTGCAATTGGTAAGAGATGAAAATACTCCTGCTGATACAAAAACAAAAATGCCTAAGTCAACAACGGCAAAAGGAAAGAAAAAATAA
- a CDS encoding YifB family Mg chelatase-like AAA ATPase translates to MLIKIFGSAIHGVAAQTITIEVNIDTGGVGYHLVGLPDNAIKESSYRISAALKNVGYKIPGKKITINMAPADLRKEGAAYDLCIAIGILAASDQILAENVHEYIIMGELSLDGTLQPIRGVLPIAIQAREEGFKGIILPKQNTREAAIVNNLDVYGVENIKEVIDFFNEGKPLKKVEIDTRKEFQEKINDFPFDFSEVKGQETAKRAMEVAAAGGHNIILIGPPGSGKTMLAKRVPSILPPLSLKEALETTKIHSVAGKMGRVTSLMTVRPFRAPHHTISDVALVGGGSYPQPGEISLAHNGVLFLDEMPEFKRTVLEVMRQPLEDREVTISRARFTVNYPASFMLVASMNPSPSGFFPDDPNNTSSTYEMQRYMNKLSGPLLDRIDIHIEVQKVEFEQLAEKRKGEKSEEIRKRVLTARDIQRERYKDLKISYNAQIGPKEIEKFCELDEASFNLIKLAMEKLNLSARAYDRILKVARTIADLEESENILSQHVSEAIQYRSLDREFWNV, encoded by the coding sequence ATGCTGATTAAAATTTTTGGAAGTGCCATTCACGGTGTTGCGGCACAGACAATTACGATAGAAGTCAATATAGATACAGGCGGGGTAGGATATCATTTGGTTGGGCTTCCCGACAATGCGATTAAAGAAAGCAGCTATAGAATTTCCGCGGCCTTGAAAAATGTAGGCTATAAAATTCCCGGAAAGAAAATCACGATCAATATGGCTCCTGCAGACCTCAGAAAAGAAGGGGCTGCCTATGACCTGTGTATTGCTATCGGAATCCTTGCTGCTTCTGATCAGATTCTTGCAGAAAATGTACATGAATACATTATCATGGGTGAGCTTTCCCTGGATGGAACTTTACAGCCGATCAGGGGAGTTCTGCCAATTGCAATTCAGGCCAGGGAAGAAGGCTTCAAAGGAATTATTCTTCCAAAACAAAACACACGGGAAGCAGCAATTGTCAATAATCTCGATGTGTATGGTGTAGAAAATATTAAGGAAGTTATTGATTTTTTTAATGAGGGAAAGCCACTTAAAAAAGTTGAAATTGACACCCGAAAAGAGTTTCAGGAAAAAATCAACGATTTTCCGTTCGATTTTTCGGAGGTTAAAGGACAGGAGACTGCAAAAAGAGCAATGGAAGTTGCAGCAGCCGGCGGTCACAATATTATTTTGATAGGCCCTCCCGGAAGTGGCAAAACCATGCTTGCCAAAAGGGTTCCCAGTATTTTGCCTCCATTAAGTTTAAAGGAAGCTTTGGAAACAACAAAAATCCACTCTGTTGCAGGAAAGATGGGAAGAGTGACTTCATTGATGACCGTTCGGCCGTTCAGGGCTCCCCATCACACAATTTCGGATGTAGCACTTGTCGGAGGTGGAAGTTATCCGCAGCCCGGCGAAATTTCTCTGGCTCATAACGGTGTTTTATTTTTGGATGAAATGCCGGAATTCAAAAGGACGGTTTTGGAGGTTATGCGACAGCCATTGGAAGACCGGGAGGTGACCATTTCGAGGGCGAGATTTACCGTTAATTATCCTGCGAGCTTTATGTTGGTTGCCTCCATGAATCCCAGCCCAAGCGGATTTTTCCCGGACGACCCGAATAATACTTCCAGCACTTACGAGATGCAACGGTATATGAATAAGCTTTCGGGGCCGCTTTTGGACCGGATTGATATTCATATTGAAGTCCAGAAAGTTGAATTTGAACAATTGGCAGAAAAGAGAAAAGGAGAAAAAAGCGAAGAAATCAGAAAGCGCGTTCTTACGGCTCGGGATATTCAAAGGGAAAGATATAAGGATTTAAAAATCAGTTATAATGCTCAGATTGGGCCGAAAGAAATCGAAAAGTTTTGTGAATTGGATGAAGCTTCGTTCAACCTCATCAAACTAGCCATGGAAAAGCTGAATCTTTCTGCCCGGGCCTACGACAGGATTCTGAAAGTAGCCAGAACTATTGCCGATCTTGAGGAGTCTGAAAATATTTTGTCACAGCATGTTTCGGAAGCGATACAATATAGAAGTCTGGATAGGGAATTTTGGAATGTTTAA
- a CDS encoding M4 family metallopeptidase translates to MTRKITLSLLLTGAVSFYFQSNLLIAQERNPSEQTSNNSLPSFKTNPSTGSFQYDMDGKNVTSKQLINRLNEWMDANSDHTFKIINEESDDLGFKHITLQHYYKNVKVADEIVSLHEKNGFLTYVNGEVTSKIDLSTGNSLSQSETETIVKADLKKNIELSFSNFEQAIATIDTGRGIQSFYVSKIDVFAASPLQSFTYYIDNSSRKIINKLSKIRHTDTPSTSATLNKGNQQITVDSYNGSYRLKDNARKIYTYNGTNTTINPVTGTLQGITNAEYTSNTPNFTSDATKAAVEVHWGMEKTYDYYLTRHSRNSYDGLGSVIKNYYNFSDSGDGTNAAAVDNNGQVFMIFGSGKYLNAQVFNPLVNLDVTGHEYTHLISGRNGHGGLNYQKESGALDESIADMMGTAIEFYSGITPNWTIGEGIPIPVSAYPGTYFRNMANPNVAQSIAGSAQPDTYLGTYWQNTNVTPSESNDHGGVHTNSGVGNYWFYLLSVGGSGTNDIGNTFAVSGITIQKAEKIVFRALMNYLTPNSGYMDFYNATKKAAIDLYGITSNEGLQVAKAWYAVGIGNGVLATTEVKPLENNIKIYPNPVTQGSFTIETKENRDTKYELYDLSGKLLIPSQKLNSGTNKVSVAGIQSGVYLLKLISEGNTVSKKIIIK, encoded by the coding sequence ATGACAAGAAAAATTACTTTAAGTTTATTACTTACAGGTGCTGTAAGCTTTTATTTTCAATCTAATCTTTTAATAGCACAGGAACGGAATCCTTCCGAGCAAACATCCAACAACAGTTTACCTTCATTTAAAACCAATCCTTCAACGGGAAGTTTCCAGTATGATATGGATGGGAAAAATGTTACTTCAAAACAGCTGATTAATCGTTTAAATGAATGGATGGATGCTAACAGTGACCACACATTTAAAATTATTAATGAAGAAAGTGATGATTTAGGATTTAAGCATATTACTCTACAACATTATTATAAAAATGTAAAAGTAGCCGATGAAATAGTATCCCTGCACGAAAAAAATGGGTTTTTAACTTACGTAAATGGTGAAGTAACATCCAAAATAGACCTATCAACAGGAAATTCTTTATCTCAATCTGAAACTGAAACTATCGTAAAAGCAGATCTTAAGAAAAATATTGAGCTTTCTTTTTCTAATTTTGAACAGGCGATTGCTACAATTGACACAGGCAGAGGAATTCAAAGCTTTTATGTATCAAAAATTGATGTTTTCGCAGCAAGTCCTTTGCAGTCTTTTACTTATTATATTGATAATTCTTCTCGTAAAATCATTAATAAACTTTCAAAAATACGTCATACAGACACTCCATCCACAAGTGCAACGCTGAATAAAGGTAATCAGCAGATTACTGTGGATTCTTACAACGGAAGCTATCGATTAAAAGATAATGCAAGAAAAATCTACACTTACAACGGAACCAATACTACGATCAATCCCGTAACCGGAACATTACAAGGCATTACGAATGCAGAATATACAAGCAATACACCCAACTTCACTTCTGATGCCACAAAGGCTGCGGTAGAAGTACATTGGGGAATGGAGAAAACGTATGATTATTATTTAACGAGACATAGCAGAAACAGCTATGATGGTCTTGGTTCGGTAATAAAAAATTATTATAATTTCAGTGATTCCGGGGACGGGACAAATGCTGCTGCGGTGGATAACAATGGTCAGGTTTTTATGATTTTCGGTAGTGGGAAGTATTTGAATGCTCAGGTTTTTAATCCGTTGGTAAACCTGGATGTTACGGGACATGAATATACCCATTTAATTAGCGGAAGAAACGGCCACGGAGGCTTAAATTATCAAAAAGAATCCGGCGCGCTGGATGAATCTATCGCAGATATGATGGGAACAGCAATAGAGTTTTACTCAGGAATTACTCCCAACTGGACTATCGGAGAGGGAATACCAATTCCTGTATCAGCCTATCCGGGAACATATTTTAGAAACATGGCCAATCCTAATGTAGCACAGTCAATTGCAGGCTCTGCCCAACCTGATACTTATCTTGGAACTTACTGGCAAAATACTAATGTGACACCTAGTGAAAGTAACGACCACGGCGGTGTTCATACAAACAGCGGTGTCGGAAATTACTGGTTTTATCTCTTATCTGTAGGAGGTTCGGGAACCAATGATATCGGGAATACTTTTGCGGTGTCGGGAATCACTATTCAAAAGGCTGAAAAAATTGTTTTCAGGGCCTTAATGAATTATCTCACCCCAAATAGCGGCTATATGGATTTTTATAATGCAACCAAAAAAGCAGCCATTGACCTGTACGGAATTACAAGCAATGAAGGCTTGCAGGTTGCAAAAGCTTGGTATGCCGTAGGAATTGGCAACGGAGTTTTGGCTACTACAGAGGTAAAACCTTTAGAAAATAATATTAAAATTTATCCTAATCCTGTAACTCAGGGATCTTTTACTATCGAAACCAAAGAAAACAGAGATACAAAATATGAGCTGTATGATCTTTCAGGGAAGCTGTTGATTCCTTCCCAGAAGCTGAACTCGGGAACCAATAAAGTTTCTGTAGCCGGAATACAGTCGGGAGTTTATTTATTAAAATTAATTTCAGAAGGAAATACGGTTTCCAAAAAAATTATTATAAAATAA